Proteins co-encoded in one Listeria ivanovii subsp. ivanovii genomic window:
- a CDS encoding fumarylacetoacetate hydrolase family protein, translating to MKWISYLYKGQSNYGVLTDENEIIPAQSFWMNPPKTLLDYIKERPIIRDMNAVKERIAIEEVEVQIPLLPPNNIMAIGKNYYKHVLEMGTKEDVPADILVFTKSANSLLPHNGEIELHQNITHQLDYEGELAVIIGKEIRDIPEDEALSAIFGFTIINDITARDIQKKHKQFYLGKSLDASCPIGPCVLTYDSKEETTFHIETKVNGELRQSDSTEKFIFNLTEIISSLSKGHTLVPGDIIATGTPSGVGSGMNPPTFLQEGDLVEITIDRIGTLRNKVRKS from the coding sequence ATGAAATGGATAAGCTATCTTTATAAAGGGCAATCAAATTATGGCGTTTTAACAGATGAAAATGAAATCATTCCAGCGCAATCTTTTTGGATGAATCCACCCAAAACATTACTTGATTATATAAAAGAAAGACCAATTATTCGGGATATGAATGCTGTTAAAGAAAGGATTGCGATAGAAGAAGTAGAAGTTCAAATTCCTTTATTACCACCAAATAACATTATGGCAATTGGTAAAAATTATTATAAGCATGTACTAGAAATGGGAACAAAAGAGGATGTTCCTGCTGACATATTAGTTTTTACAAAAAGTGCTAATAGTTTGTTGCCTCATAATGGAGAGATTGAATTGCATCAAAATATAACACACCAACTTGATTATGAAGGAGAACTAGCAGTAATTATTGGCAAAGAAATTAGAGATATACCAGAAGATGAAGCTTTATCTGCTATCTTTGGTTTTACAATTATTAATGACATTACTGCTAGGGATATTCAGAAAAAGCATAAGCAGTTTTATCTTGGAAAAAGCTTAGACGCGAGTTGTCCTATAGGTCCTTGTGTATTAACATATGATAGCAAAGAAGAGACAACTTTTCATATTGAAACAAAAGTAAATGGTGAATTAAGACAATCAGATTCCACAGAAAAATTTATTTTTAATTTAACGGAAATTATTTCTAGTTTATCAAAAGGGCATACGCTGGTTCCAGGTGATATAATTGCAACTGGAACGCCAAGTGGTGTTGGTAGTGGAATGAATCCTCCAACTTTTTTACAAGAAGGAGATCTGGTTGAAATTACCATTGATCGCATTGGTACATTGCGAAATAAAGTAAGGAAGTCTTAA
- a CDS encoding YisL family protein, whose amino-acid sequence MWGYIHLISWVAIVVLTIGALVIYPKSTKGFTMLQMINRVFYILVILSGIMMVQYSVEQSWILAIFKILMGIIVIGVVEMLLSYRKQQKPTGMFLMIFVIVVVLTVSLGFYLSGGYPLFD is encoded by the coding sequence ATGTGGGGATATATTCATTTGATTTCTTGGGTGGCAATCGTGGTACTAACAATTGGAGCTTTGGTTATCTATCCGAAATCAACTAAGGGTTTTACAATGCTCCAAATGATTAATCGTGTTTTTTATATTTTAGTTATTTTAAGTGGAATTATGATGGTTCAGTATAGTGTCGAGCAAAGTTGGATTTTAGCAATATTTAAAATTTTGATGGGAATTATTGTTATCGGAGTTGTCGAAATGTTACTTAGCTACCGAAAACAGCAAAAACCAACAGGAATGTTTTTAATGATTTTTGTTATTGTAGTTGTTCTGACAGTATCATTAGGGTTCTATTTATCGGGCGGATATCCATTATTTGACTAA